A stretch of DNA from Yoonia sp. G8-12:
AATGCCTGCTGGGCGCAGAAGTGGAGGCAGTTGCACCTGTCCCGGTTGCTGCTGCCGTTCCAGCCACAGACCCTATTAACGCCGCAGTCGCGCCGGAAACGGTCGGCACAAGTGCAAAAACAGCGAAAGTAGTTTGCCGGGCAGCGTCGGTTGAAGAAACCGATGACGTCGCGGCGCTTCAGCGCTTACTGGTCATAGCAGGTGAAAACCCGGGACAGGTCGATGGTGTCCTGGGCCCGAAGTCCATTTCTGCAATTGAAGCTTTCTCGCCGGGATCAAGTGCAAACCGGACGGTGCCCGAACTGATCTCCCTGCTGGAAACGTATCTTTGTGGACCTCAGAATGGATGAACTACAGCAAGAAGATCATCGAGGCAGAGGGTGTGAACTCCGGACGCAGCGATGATGCGAAGGTGGATGCGCTTGGGTTCTTTAACGACCGCAAGACTTAGTTCAGTTTCCTTTCAAGTGCTATTTCAAACACCTATGCTCAAAACATACAGCGCCACCAAAAAACTGCGATGAATGACTGCGACCCACCCGTTTCTGCCGTCAGCACAGTTTGAAGCATCTACCGTCTTGGACTCAAACCAGTCATTCAACGCGCAGCGCGCGAACGTCTGGTTTTCTCTCCTGTGTCCTTTGATGACAGGAAGGCACGACTATCTTTTCTTCAAAACCACCTCAATCGCGCAGCGTGGCGCGCAAGGCCTCAAACAATTCTGCCTTATGGGTGTAGGGCATCGCGTGATCCGCCCCTTCCACGACCTCTTGTCTTGCATCCCTGTTCCACAACCCCAAAAGACCCACAGCGCGGATCGAGATCACCGGATCTTCCCGTCCCCAGATTGCCGCAACAGCAATGCCCTGACGGTACAGTCTGCGATGATCTTCCTCTTGGTTCTCATTCAGCATCCCACGCCGCGATGACAGTTGCGCAGGCAGATAGCCGCGGCGCTTCAACTCATTGCGTTGCGCGCTCAGGACCGGCTCAATCTCGCGGGTTTTGCCACGCGCGGGGATCGCTTTGCGCATACGCTCATGCCCGAAAGCAGCATGGACCCAATCCCCCAGCCACGGCACCCGTCGGCAAAACCGCGAAAAGCGGCTCTCGTTGGTCGCGATGCCCGTGCTGGCGACCAAAATCACTTGCTTCACGCTGTGCGGATATTCACTGGCAAAGGCGGTCGCAATGCCGCCACCCATCGAAAAGCCGGCAATTGTGATTTCTTCGGTAATACTTTGATCGGCGCAAAGGTCCGCCAATTGCCGCACAAAGAATGCGCGGTCCTGTTTGCCCGCTGGGGCGTCCGACAAGCCGCGCCCGTAAAGATCATACATCAAAACACGATAACCAAGCCGTCCCAGGCCATCGGCGACACCCTCCATCGCGATCATCGGGGTGGCAATGCCATGCACAACAACAGCAACTGGACCGCGCGCTGATCCAACCCAGCGGAAGTGGGTTATTCCTTGGGAAAGCGCTACGAATTCACCTTGCGCACTCAGGCGGTCTGCATCGCCGATCACAGGACGGCGGCGTTCAACCAAAAACGGTTGCGCCGCGACATAGACGCCTAACGCGACTGCCAGAACAAGAAGCATCCAAAACACTACCGCTGTCCCCTTCCAAGAACTCTGGAGCCTCTTAGCCCTCTGCCGACCAGGCTTCCAGTATGTATCGGCTCGTCATCAGATCCAGATGCGCGCCACCGCCGTTCTTAAACAGGGTAATCTCGTTGTTATTGTGACGCTGGAACTGGTCAAGCTCATAGTAATCGGCGACCACATCATCGGCGCGAAACGCACCTGCGGCGATCGGAATTTTTAGCTCGCCGATATGTCCAATCGTCGTCTCGCGACTATCAACAAAAACCCTCGCGCGTTGCAGGGCTGCATCATCGACCTCACGCATGTCAGGGCGATAGGCTCCGATCAGGTCAACATGCTGGCCCGGTTGCAACCAAGCGCCTTTGACAACCGGTGCGGTGGACATGGTGGCAGATGTGATGATGTCCGCGCCCTTGACCGCCTGCTCCAGATCGTCTGCAATCGCCACATCCGGATTTGCCGCTTGAAACGCCTGTGCGCCTTCGGGCGACCGGTTCCAGACAGTGAATGCCGCATCGGGAAAGGCTGCGCCATAAGCCTCATAGAGCGAATGCCCCACCGTGCCAGCCCCGACAATCAGGATATTTCGACTGTCAGGCCGTGCCAAACGGCGGGCCGCCAAAAGACTATCACCTGCGGTTTTCCACTTCGTCACCAGCGCGAAATCAAGGATCGCCTCTAGCGCGCCATCTTGGCCGGAAAACAGGTTCACGGCACCACCAATCGCAGGTTTCCCGACGGCCTTATTGCCAGGAAAAATCGTGGCGCATTTCACGGCCAACCCCAGTCCCGCAATCCAGGCCGAACGATTCAGCAGCGTGTTGTTGCCCTCGTATAGAAACACATCCTCTACATCCGCCTTAGGGCCCTCATGCCCAGCGGCCAAAGCATCGGTCAGCGCCAACCAATCCAGTTTCTTCTGGCCTTCCTCGAAAGGGATCATCACCGTCATTGTGCAGCCTCCTTGCCCAAAACGCCTTCCGCAACCAGCCGATCCGCCCAGCCCTGCGGGTGTTCAAATAGATGCGTCTGCCACCCGCGTGAGGCGGCGGCGTTGATATTGTTGATGCGGTCATCAGTGAACAGCAAACTCGCAGGCGGCACGCCGCAATCCGCCTCAACCCGCGCGTAAATTTCGGCATCGGGTTTGATGACACCCATATGGCCCGAAATATAGCGGCGGTCGAATTCATCTAAAAATGGGTAAACCGGTGCGGCGATCTCAAAGGTCTGTATGCCAAAATTGGTCAGGGCAAAGACCGGCACCCCGGTTTCACGCAAAGCCCGCAGCAAACGGACCGAGTGCTCGATCGCAGGCGCCGCCATGTCGATCCAGCGGTCGTGCCACATCATGACTTCATCATGCCATTCGGGGTTGGCCTTGGCCGCTGCCATGATCGTGGCATGGAAATTCGCACCGCGATCCACCTCATCATTGATGCCGTGCAGGTCAATCGCGGCGAACATCGCGCGGCGACGATCTTCGCCGATCATGCTGTCGAAAAACCGCTCCGGCTGCCACTCGATCAGCACGTTTCCAATGTCAAAGACAACCGCTTGA
This window harbors:
- a CDS encoding peptidoglycan-binding domain-containing protein — protein: MIARLLLHALWLGLTASSLVAAPCVSNTFDRPLPGATSVVSHVSDVPSAQFPAFWQDGVVNGYAYTIFASAEGTLRPTDAFQDWEIKITCDVSAQTCEMSRVGIPPEDAEIVSRSIGQCLLGAEVEAVAPVPVAAAVPATDPINAAVAPETVGTSAKTAKVVCRAASVEETDDVAALQRLLVIAGENPGQVDGVLGPKSISAIEAFSPGSSANRTVPELISLLETYLCGPQNG
- a CDS encoding alpha/beta fold hydrolase, producing MLLVLAVALGVYVAAQPFLVERRRPVIGDADRLSAQGEFVALSQGITHFRWVGSARGPVAVVVHGIATPMIAMEGVADGLGRLGYRVLMYDLYGRGLSDAPAGKQDRAFFVRQLADLCADQSITEEITIAGFSMGGGIATAFASEYPHSVKQVILVASTGIATNESRFSRFCRRVPWLGDWVHAAFGHERMRKAIPARGKTREIEPVLSAQRNELKRRGYLPAQLSSRRGMLNENQEEDHRRLYRQGIAVAAIWGREDPVISIRAVGLLGLWNRDARQEVVEGADHAMPYTHKAELFEALRATLRD
- a CDS encoding ornithine cyclodeaminase family protein, with product MTVMIPFEEGQKKLDWLALTDALAAGHEGPKADVEDVFLYEGNNTLLNRSAWIAGLGLAVKCATIFPGNKAVGKPAIGGAVNLFSGQDGALEAILDFALVTKWKTAGDSLLAARRLARPDSRNILIVGAGTVGHSLYEAYGAAFPDAAFTVWNRSPEGAQAFQAANPDVAIADDLEQAVKGADIITSATMSTAPVVKGAWLQPGQHVDLIGAYRPDMREVDDAALQRARVFVDSRETTIGHIGELKIPIAAGAFRADDVVADYYELDQFQRHNNNEITLFKNGGGAHLDLMTSRYILEAWSAEG
- a CDS encoding HAD family hydrolase, with translation MAGVQAVVFDIGNVLIEWQPERFFDSMIGEDRRRAMFAAIDLHGINDEVDRGANFHATIMAAAKANPEWHDEVMMWHDRWIDMAAPAIEHSVRLLRALRETGVPVFALTNFGIQTFEIAAPVYPFLDEFDRRYISGHMGVIKPDAEIYARVEADCGVPPASLLFTDDRINNINAAASRGWQTHLFEHPQGWADRLVAEGVLGKEAAQ